From the Kitasatospora atroaurantiaca genome, the window CGTCCCCAAGGACTTCACCGGCGAGGGCTACGGGCCCGCCAACATCGCCGAGCCGGCGGCATGGGACTCGGCCTACGCCCAGGCCGCGGCAGAGGGATACCCGTCCTACCTCTGCCGCCACACCCTCGGCCCGGCCTACATCCAGATCGGCAGCGGCGACTACTACCAGGTACTGGTGAAGATCTCCTGCACCCCGCCGCCGCCCGAGGGCTCCGGTCAGATCATCAGTGTGGCCAACGGCAAGTGCGTGGACGTCAAGGACGGCAGCAAGAGCGACGGCGCCCCGATCCAGCTGTACAGCTGCAACGGCGGCGCCAACCAGCTCTGGAAGCTCGAGGCCGACGGCACCGTCCGCTCCATGGGCCGCTGCATGGACGTCCAGTACGCCAAGACCGACAACGGCTCGGTCCTCGGCCTGAACACCTGCCACGACGGCACCAACCAGAAGTGGGAGCTGCTGCCCGGC encodes:
- a CDS encoding RICIN domain-containing protein; this translates as MKLARTLAAALMAVFAMVLVLPSGATAATLPQSGTAQAALTAVPTVPKDFTGEGYGPANIAEPAAWDSAYAQAAAEGYPSYLCRHTLGPAYIQIGSGDYYQVLVKISCTPPPPEGSGQIISVANGKCVDVKDGSKSDGAPIQLYSCNGGANQLWKLEADGTVRSMGRCMDVQYAKTDNGSVLGLNTCHDGTNQKWELLPGGKLRGVQSGKCLDVNYYWIFNRLVIWDCSSARPYQQWRGTAIGL